Within Lolium rigidum isolate FL_2022 chromosome 5, APGP_CSIRO_Lrig_0.1, whole genome shotgun sequence, the genomic segment TTCTTTCAAGGAGACGACTATTGAGTGCGTGCAAGGCATGCCAATACTTAATGTAAACTATGGAGACTCCTACCGATGATGCCTATAAATATCTAAGATCATGTAGCCGTTGTCAAGCTCTCCGAAGGCCGCATCCATGCCAAAGTTAAAGCTCTAACTTCCTTACACTTATTTGGCTTAAACGCTACATCCAATCGTGCCGGGTGCATCTATAAGCTTGATAAGATCCATCTTGTAATAGTCTTGTACGATCTTGTGATCACACTGTATAAGAGGGAACTTTATCATCATCCTTACCCATTTCCCGAGCTCGTACCAAACAAATAAACACTCTTTCAATACGTTGGGTTTGTGATTGCAAATAGATAACACTCAAAAAATATTGCAAAGAGATGATGTGAATAAAATATGAAGGGCCGGGTTCGGGGTCACTCGCAGGCAACAAAACACACCTTAAGAACCCAAAATGTTGGACAAAATCCAAATTTACAGTGCTACACTATATTAAATACTATTATGTATAAATAGAGATAGACACAAACATTTATCACAGTTCATTGAAATTACATAGATCAACCATGAATATAAACATTTTCATATCCTGTCATGTCACTCCCGTGCGATGATCACAAGCTGCTTGCCAACATTGCGCCCAGAGAAGAGCCCGATGAGCGCCGCCGGTACTTTCTCAATCCCCTCAACAACATCCTCAACAAAGATAATCTTCCCTTCTTTGAGGTAGCCCGCCATCTCTTTCTCAAACTTGGTATAGGTGTTGAAGTAGTCGAGGACCATAAATCCCTCCATGCGGATGCGCTTGGCGACAAGGCAGAAGAGGTTGGGCGCCCCGTCCGGCTTCTCTAAGTTGTACTGCGAGATCATCCCGCACACAGCGATCCGGCCATGCATCCGCATGTTAAGCAGCACCGCGTCTAGCATTGCGCCACCCACGTTCTCGAAATAAATGTCGATGCCCAAGGGAAAACACCTGAGTTAAGAACAACAAAAGAGGGAACTATAGGTTACCTGTCTTTTAATATTTGGAACTTAAGAATTTTATAGCAAAAAAGCTCTCACAAACCTCTTCAGTGTGGCGTTGAGGTCCTgttccttcttgtagttgaaagCGTCATCAAAACCAAACTTGGTTTTCAGGAGGCTGACCTGAGGTTACAATAAAAACAAGAGAAAGAGAAATTTGCTCATATTTTCACCAAGACTAATCCCTTACACTAAGGCGTTCATTTGCATAATGTTAAGCTTAGAAACAGTGTCAGGGAGAGAAAGTTGAGACAAAACTTGGTTGCTAGCAGGGCAGGATTCCTGATTGGGGTAGGTTGAGCGTACATGGTAATTGTATGATTAATGGTTACATGTTCTGGTTTTTTGGAGTCTACTTTAGAGACGCTTACCACCTTGACAATTTTCGTGAGGTTACCTTAGCATGAAGCCATTATTGAAATTGGGAGCAGATGTTGATTTTGTTGGCAATGAAAATCTCGAGAGCATAGTTACCTTTGTGGGCACACTAAATGTTCATGCTACACAACCGAAATCCTTATAGAAGTAGTTACATTAATTTTAATTTGTTCAAGAGTATAATTTAAGATGATGTTAGAAAAATGCTGATGATCGCCAACCAACTCATCCTTCATCTAACAAATTAGAACTAGAGAGCAGGGAGAAGAAATGAGTACGCGAACAAACCTTCTCGTCCGAACCTGCACTGCCAACCACATAACAGcctgcaatcttggcaagctgtcCAACGAGCTGCCCAACGGCGCCTGACGCCGCTGACACAAAAACATAGTCGCCTTTCTTTGGCTTTGAGACGTCAAAAAATCCAGCATATGCAGTAACTCCAGGCATGCCTGCATTACCATGGTTCTTGCACAGTTAGGTAAGAAAAACTACTGTATCAGTTGTTAAAACATGGCTAGAGGCTAGAGTATGATTGATGACACTAAGCTTATGCCTTACCATCTAATGATCAGCTTTATTCTTGTGCATTTACTACAGTGATCCACTGATTTTCCCAGCCATTTTAGGTCTCTTTGATTTGTAGGATAGAAAAATATATGGATAGAAAAAATGCAGAATTGTGATGTCATGACTACTCTAATTTTACATGATTTCATCTGCACCAAAATATATATGATTCTATCACAGGATAAAAAAATATTCTAAAAATATATTTAATTGGATCTTAGACTTCTGATGATATTTACTGCAAAAGATTACTTAGAAAAAATcctcctacaaatcaaacaatcATCGTAGTAAAAATTTCTAAGAATTTAAATCCTCCAAAAGTCTTATGCAAATTCTTTGACAACGAGGCGTAAATATTTCTTTGTGAAAATTCTGCAATATGATTACTTTTTCAAGTGgtatatttgagtattggaacACCACTTTGGATTTCTTAACTTGTAAGCATTGTCGTTTCCTTTTTTGCCTTAATTAAATGAGTAGATTTATATTCTGTGTAGATAAAAAACTTGAGGAAAATTGGTTCATACTTTCATTTTTCGGTGTTTTTTTAAATGTAAAACAAGTCCAGTGATTAAGATCGCCATCCAAGATAAAGTGAAcaaagaaaaagtaaaaaaaCTGCCTGATACACATGCCTAATGAGAAATGAATTGAAAATTTGATATTCTAGTTTCTGAAccagataaatatatatatagtgaACAAAGAAAATTGCAAGTAACTTGTTTGATGTCGAGCATTTATCATCTAcaaataatttaataaacaaaattGGCAGGGATACGCGATGCAACATTTGTGCTGACCATGAGATAATCTTTTGATTGTGGAATGACACGAGCTGCTTGGCGCGTTGTACATTTAACTATCAATATAGGCCCCTCGTAGTATGTCACACTTGCTACGAGCGATTGACAAGACACACCAGTTTAATAATTATCTAAGAGTTGGAGTGGTGTTTTGACAcgtgggagcatatgctctctttACTTCAAAATGCATGTTACCCATATTCTGATTTTTTAATGAAACAATAAAATTGCACGAATTgaatgctaaaaataaggcttttcagaagattaagtttctcctttttacatagataaaaaaaaaaattggttcctcgcaaaacttgacgaacacacgtatattgcggagatgtacatgtagaattttcgtCAAAAAAATTCGACATTGTTGTTTCTAAGACATTAAGTATGGCACTTTGGTTGTGAAAGTACTCACCAAGAACACCTGTGTAGTAGGACAGAGGCAGTTCAGGATGGTTGATCTTGAAAAGAGATTCTGGATGAGTGATCACACTGTATTCTTCACATCCAGTCAGGCCCCAAACAAGATCGCCTGCCTTGAAATCTGGGTGCCCGGAGGCTACCACCTTGCTTACTCCAAAAATACCCAAAACCTGGTAATATAATTAAACTCAGCGAGGCAGTGACAATTCAGAGaatcaaattgcagcgctgaaatGAATACACTAGTCTTCGCCGCTTTGTCCTTATAGTTGATACGGAGTACAACAATAGAGTAAATTACAGGTACTCCTCTGAACAACAGGCTGTTGACAACATATGGCATATGCGTAAGGTCAAGGAGCATCTCTGCCAGTAGTTTTCTTTAACAATTTCCAAGATATATATTGAtggaaaattaattttttttcattGTTGTTATTAGTAAAATGTAATTTAGAGGAACAATTCAGTTTTATTTATTGCTATATTATTAGTTGAAAACATGTGCACCTGCGTGAACTATATATTGGCGAAAGAAAGCTAGTGGACACCCCCGCCTTTCCCCAATTAACCGTGGAACTATCTTCTTCTTAATTATTTGATTGTGACGCaagtctctgtttttttttaaaaaaattgcaaGTCCTAAGTAGACAAAACTGGTAGACAAATGATTGAACCATATATCATTTAAACCTTGCTAGCTTATTGATTGAGAAGAAGAGAATACATCTCGTACTAGCTAGTGACGTGTTTTTGATGATTGTTCCAAGAATGAAAAATCAGGTTGGAGAGAGATTTGACACCATAATTTTTGTGTGAGCTTTAAATGGCTGGTGTGAGTAGATCATAGTACCTCCCCTGGCACGAACTGCTCGATGTATGCTGCGTCGTTGTGCTCGCTCATCCGGTTGCGCATGTAGGGGTCGCAGGAGACGTAGAGGTTCTTGACCATCACAGACGCCGACCCAGGCGGCACGGCCAGGCGCACCGTCGCCGTGACGAGCTCCATGTCGTCCTCGGTGGGGAACCCCGTCACGAACTGTTTTAGGATCACCCTCTTGTTGCTCACCTCTGCGTCCGCCATTGCTAGCTTAGCTCCTCCTTGCTTCAGCGACCTACGTATCTGGCAGTGGTGAACTGGGTGGTGACTGTGGCATTTGTACCCGTCGTGCGTCCTTGCCGATGGAGCGGCGGGTGGTTCGACCACATGCGTTtacctttttttttagtttttcgcAAATATGGTAGATTTAGATTGATCCGGAAGCCTCAGTCTCGTGTCCTGCATGGGACGGTGGCCGCAGTCTCGTGTCCTGCGAGGCTGGCCAAGTGGGGAATGCTCGCGATTCTCGTCGGTTGGCCTCAATGATAGTCGATCGAGGCACCTACAGTTGGTGATGGTGACTGGCGCCGACCAGAGAGTCTTTATCCTACAATTCACTGTGATAGGAGCAGCACTGCAGCAGCGAAAACTTGCAATCTCACAAGATGTGATTGCAATCTCATAGGAAAGAGATTTATCTCTCGGGAGATTTGGAACGGGCGCAATACGAGGATCTTCCGCAACAAGCGCGTGCCTTTGCAAGTCGTTTCAGATATAGTTAAGAACGAAGGTTGTGGGTGTTCGCGGGTGCAAAGCATTTGAGCGAAATGATGTCGGGAGAGTGATCCATGTAATAACTTCTTTAAATGCTTGTAAAACCTCTACTTAATTAAATGATTGGAGCAAAACTTTTGTCCccgttttctttaaaaaaaacaaGATGAGGCCATAAGCTAGGCAAGACAGTTTTTTCCAAAACCTGATACGAAGAATTCAACCCCAAACTTTTTTTCCATATAACCCAAAAACCTATTTTTACAATGGTCTTTCTATATTAACAGCATCTCGTTTTCAAACCAAATAGAATCGCCGAcatccccgtgccggccccttcgcgtagggcgcgaatcgggcgcgtagACACCTCACGGCACGTCAGAAAACGAGTGtggctccgcctggcagccagatGCACCAATTTTCCCACCTCCtacccacgcccgagccgactcccacccctctagatcgccatcgtcaccgttgctgccgcgccccctgcttgcaatagacactgtcgtccatcgacacggccgccaccccctcgaccggtgGTTGTTGTTTCGTCCGGAACAgagcctccgccaccgcggcacaACCTCCCCGCCCGCAAGGAGTTCGTCGGATTGCCGAGATGGAAAGCAatgacgagatgatggtgcagctgttcacggaggagcagaacgctgaGGCTGTTTGGCGGCAACGACAacagctgattctgacgagcaTGTTGCGCGTTCGCtagcctttcttcgtcgtgcctcggcgcggAGGCTCAAAGCcaagcaagaggaggaacatcaaccggcatcgtcaaGCCACCGCAATgttgcttgacgccgactacttcaacgacgactgatgacccacaagtatagggggtgtatcgtagtatcttcgataagtaagaatgtcgatcccaacgaggagcagaaggtgttgacaagcagtttcgatgaaggattcacttcgtaaatgctcacgagacaagtattcagggggttttgatgtaacagttgaataaagtacgagtatgtaaagtgcgagagtaacaattgcagcgagtggcccaatcctttttagcacaaagaacaagccggtttgtttacttataatgaccaaacgttctcgaggacacatgggattttagtctagtgctttcgctacatacggctaaataatcttcattgttatgataagtgttgtgtgggtgaacctatgctaatgtaccgcccttcctaggactaaatacatacttgtgattataccccttgcaagcatccgcaactacaagaaagtaattaagaataaatctaaccacagccttaaactcgagatcctgcgatccctcccgcatcgatataccaacgggggtttaggtttcgtcactcc encodes:
- the LOC124654491 gene encoding 2-alkenal reductase (NADP(+)-dependent)-like isoform X2, which produces MADAEVSNKRVILKQFVTGFPTEDDMELVTATVRLAVPPGSASVMVKNLYVSCDPYMRNRMSEHNDAAYIEQFVPGEPVLGIFGVSKVVASGHPDFKAGDLVWGLTGCEEYSVITHPESLFKINHPELPLSYYTGVLGMPGVTAYAGFFDVSKPKKGDYVFVSAASGAVGQLVGQLAKIAGCYVVGSAGSDEKVSLLKTKFGFDDAFNYKKEQDLNATLKRCFPLGIDIYFENVGGAMLDAVLLNMRMHGRIAVCGMISQYNLEKPDGAPNLFCLVAKRIRMEGFMVLDYFNTYTKFEKEMAGYLKEGKIIFVEDVVEGIEKVPAALIGLFSGRNVGKQLVIIARE
- the LOC124654491 gene encoding 2-alkenal reductase (NADP(+)-dependent)-like isoform X1, which codes for MADAEVSNKRVILKQFVTGFPTEDDMELVTATVRLAVPPGSASVMVKNLYVSCDPYMRNRMSEHNDAAYIEQFVPGEVLGIFGVSKVVASGHPDFKAGDLVWGLTGCEEYSVITHPESLFKINHPELPLSYYTGVLGMPGVTAYAGFFDVSKPKKGDYVFVSAASGAVGQLVGQLAKIAGCYVVGSAGSDEKVSLLKTKFGFDDAFNYKKEQDLNATLKRCFPLGIDIYFENVGGAMLDAVLLNMRMHGRIAVCGMISQYNLEKPDGAPNLFCLVAKRIRMEGFMVLDYFNTYTKFEKEMAGYLKEGKIIFVEDVVEGIEKVPAALIGLFSGRNVGKQLVIIARE